TGAGCTTGAAGTATAATGGTGTAAACTTGAAAGAAGCATATTTAAAAGAGATTTGTGGCAAGGAAGAGAAAGAAGAAAAATATTGAAAGAAATTGTGAGAAAAAATGTTAAGAAGATAAGGAAACAGATTGAGGAGACGAGGAATAATGTGCCAATTTTAGCAAGAGGAAAAGTTGATTTGACGTTTAGAGTACTGAAAGGCCTAAGTACTGGAGATTTCTTAAATGCAGTCGTATTTTAATAAAAAATTTCCCTACAAACTCTTGACACTATCGATTGAGTGAATATTGTTGACTTTGCATTTTTGCTTTAATAAAATTTTGATTGTGTTGAAAAAATATAAAAAACCATTTTTCAAAAAATACCATAAAGAAAGGCTGATTGAAGGATGTACATGGCTACTGATGAAATAAGAGAAAAATTTCTCCAATTTTTTGAATCAAAAGGTCATTTGAGACTGCCAAGTTTTTCGCTTATTCCTAAAAATGATAAGAGCCTTCTTTTGATAAACGCTGGTATGGCACCACTAAAACCGTATTTTTTGGGGATTGAAGAACCTCCTCGTCGAAGAATCACAACATGCCAGAAATGTATAAGAACACCTGATATTGACAGAGTAGGTAAAACAGCAAGACATGCTACTTTCTTCGAAATGCTGGGCAATTTTTCGTTTGGTGATTATTTTAAGAGAGAAGCTATTATCTGGGCATGGGAGTTTGTTACAGAAGTTTTGAAACTTCCAAGAGAGAGGTTATGGGTTACAATATATGAAGAAGACGACGAAGCGTTTGAAATTTGGCACAAAGAGGTAGGCTTAGAGCCGCAGCGAATCAAGAGAATGGGTAAAGAAGATAACTTCTGGGAAATAGGAACAGGACCATGTGGACCGTGTTCTGAGATATACTTTGACAGAGGCGAAGATAAGGGTTGTGGTAAGCCAACTTGCGGTATTGGATGTGATTGTGATAGATTTGTTGAGTTTTGGAATTTAGTTTTTACTCAGTTTGATAAGGATGAGAATGGTGTATACCACAGGCTGAAAAATCCAAATATTGACACAGGTATGGGCCTTGAGAGAATCGCAGCAATTATGCAAGAGGTTGACTCTCTTTTTGACATTGACATAGTAAAAGCTATTCGTGACAAGGTATGTGAAGTCACAAGCTATGAGTACCGAAAAGATACAGAAAAAGATGTGTCGGTACGTGTTATCACAGACCATATTCGTGGCATAGTGTTCATGATTGGTGATGGTATTTTGCCTTCAAACGAAGGAAGAGGGTATGTTTTGAGAAGGCTTATAAGGCGTGCTTCACGACATGGTAGGATGCTTGGCAAAAAAGAAGCGTTCTTGCACCTTATTGTAGATACAGTTATAGAGTCTTACAAAAATTCATATCCAGAACTTGTTCAAAAGGTTGAGTATATAAAGAAGGTGCTCTATAACGAGGAGAGCAGGTTCAATCAGACAATTGATGTTGGGCTTGAGATACTTGAAAATGAGATTGAAAAGCTTAAAAAGAACAAGGAAACTATTCTAAATGGTGAGATTGCATTTAAGATGTATGACACTTATGGATTTCCTCTTGACCTTACAAAGGAGATAGCTGCAGAAAAGGGAATTATTGTTGACCAAGAAAGATTTGATGAGCTTATGCAGCAGCAAAAGGAAAGAGCGCGTGCAGCTCAAAAAGAGCTTGAAAATGTTGGGTGGAAGGATATAAATATTGTCATTGATGAGGATATTGAAACAGTTTTTGTTGGCTATGAAACATTAAAGCAAGAGTCAAAGATACTAAAGATTTTTATGGAGAGCGAAGAGGTAGCATACGCCAAAGAGGAAGATGTGTGCTTTGTTATATTAGATAAAACTCCTTTTTATGCAGAAAGTGGTGGACAAATTGCAGATAAGGGTATTTTAGAAGGTGAAGGAGTTTTAGCAGAGGTTTTAGATGTCAAGAAAGGACCGAAAGGAACAATCCTTCATAAGGTAAAGGTTTTAAAAGGTGAGATCTCTGTTTTGTCAAGTGTGGTTGCCAAGGTGGATGAAGATTTGAGATTTGCAACAATGAAGAATCATACAGCAACACATCTTTTACACAGCGCACTCAGGAAAATATTGGGGCAGCATGCACAACAAAGTGGTTCGCAGGTTAGCCCTGACAGACTCAGATTTGACTTTGCTCATTACGAACCATTATCTGAGGAACAAATAATTGAAATTGAAAAGATGGTCAATAATGTTATTCAACAGGCTATACCAGTTGAAAAAATTGTAACAGATCTGGACAGCGCCTTGAGAATGGGTGCTATTGCTTTATTTGATGAGAAGTATTCGAATTTAGTAAGAGTTATAAAAATAGACGATTTTAGTATGGAGCTATGTGGTGGAACACATGTTGATAACACAGGTCAGATAGGAATGTTCAAGATAATATCTGAGTCGAGTGTAGCTGCAGGTGTTAGAAGAATTGAAGCAATTACTGGAAACAAGGTCTATGAGTTTATTCTAAATACCCAGCAGACGTTAAAACAGTTAAGAAGTAAAGTGAAAGCCAGCACTGATTCTGAGATAGTGTCGAAGATAGAACAGCTTGAAAACAAAATAAAGAACCTTGAAAACGAGGTAGAGAAATATAAACTTTTGGTTGTTGAAAATGAACTTTCATTGCTTTTCAGTAAAGCGATTGATTATGGCGAGTTCAAGCTGATTGTAAACAGAAAAGAGACAGACGATATGGACTATGTAAAACTTCTTACTGACAAGATTAAGGAAAGAGATTCAAAAGCAATTGTGCTCAATATCTTAGAGCAGGGTAACAAGGTCACTGTACTCATGTCATGTTCAAAAGAGGCAGTTAAAAAGGGAGTTGATTGTGGGAAAGTAGTAAGAGAAGTGTGCTCAGTAGTTGGTGGGAAAGGCGGTGGAAGACCGGATTTTGCCCAAGGCGGTGGAAATGATATATTGAAGATAGACATAGCAGTTCAGACAGCTGAGAATATTTTGAAAGATATATTAAAGGGGAGTGCTTGAAAATGAGTGAATGTATCTTTTGCAAAATCTTAAACAAAGAAATTCACTCTGAGATTGTGTACGAGGATGAGCTTGTCTGCGCTTTTAAAGATATAAATCCCACTGCACCTGTACACATCCTTGTAGTTCCAAAGCCACATATAGAAAATTTAAACGCTGTCCAGCAGCAACACGAAGAACTCATAGGTCATGTATTTGTTGTAGCAAAAGAATTGGCAAAAAAGTTCGGAATCGACGAGAAAGGATATAGAATTGTGGTAAACTGTGGAGCTGACGGGGGCCAAACTATTGACCATTTGCACTTCCACTTGCTTGGCGGCAGAAAATTTTCCTGGCCAGCTGGTTAAATAAACAATTTGCTTTGGACATGATTAAAGGAGTATGGTTTTGCAAATGATAGTTGGAATTTTTGTTAATTTTCAGAAAGAACACAGCAGCGAAATCTTAGAAAATATTGTATCTATTTTTAACCACAACAGAGTTAATTGGTTACTGGTAAATGAAGAGAACAAAAAAGCCAAAAATTTTGACCTCCTTATCACAATAGGAGGAGATGGCACACTTCTGAATGTGGTTGAAAAGGCTTCTATAGAAGCCACACCAGTTCTTGCCATTAACTGTGGAAGGCTGGGGTATCTTACCGAAGAGGTAGAAGAGGATATTGAAAAAGTAATTTTTAAGCTGTTAAAAAAAGAGTATTTCATTGAAGAGAGGCACATTGTTGAAGCTGAAGTAAAGGAAAAGGTTTTCTTTGCACTGAATGATGTATGTGTTGTGAGAAATACTTTTAATATAGTGGATCTTTGTCTTTATATTGATGGTGTGTTTGCTCAGGAGTATAGAAGTGATGGTATCATAGTAGCAACGGCTACTGGGTCGACTGCATATTCACTTTCGGCAGGCGGACCTATAGTTGAGCCACAGCTGGGGGTGATTTTAGTCACCCCTATTTGTCCTCATTCTTTGAGTTCAAGAAGTCTTGTACTCGGCAGCACAAGAACAATAAAAGTGGAAAATTCATCTTCTGAAAAAGTTCAGGTAGTAGTAGATGGTAGATTGGTGGATGAGCTTGTGCCAGAAGAATTTGTTGAATGTAAGATTTCTCAACACAAGTTAAAACTTATAAGGCTCAAACAAAGAAATTTTTATGAGATTCTTAGAGAAAAAATAAAAGAGTAACAGTAAAAGATAGAGGTGAAATTTTGCTATGAAGTCTGAAAGACAACAAAAAATTTTAGAAATAATTCAAAATGAAGATATAGAAACACAGGAAGAGCTTGTAGAAAGACTCAAGGCACTTGGTTACGATGTGACACAGGCTACAGTCTCAAGAGACATAAAAGAACTAAGACTTACCAAGGTTTTGACTGAAACAGGGAAGTACAAATATGCAGTTTTATCAGGTCCAGAAGCAAATATTACCGAAAAACTTATCAAGGTCTTTTCTGAGTCGATAGTCAGATACGACACTGCTGATAACCTTGTTATTATAAAGACAATAACAGGTGCTGCCCAGGGTGCTGCTGCTGCTATTGATTCACTGAGCTGGCCCGAGGTTGTGGGAACAATTGCAGGTGATGATACCATTTTCATAGCAACTAAAGGCAGTGCAGCAGCTGACAAGATAGTTGAGAGGATAAAAGCTATCATAAGCCAAGGTGAGTAGATATCATGTTAAAAAGATTATTAATCGAAAACATTGCTATAATTGATAGACTTGACATTGAATTTGACCAAGGTCTGACTATACTGACAGGTGAAACTGGTGCCGGCAAGTCGATTATAATAGATTCTTTATCCTTGCTTTTGGGAACAAAATTTAAAAAAGAGGTTATAAGAACAGGATGTTCAAAGGCTTGCGTGTCTGCAATTTTTGAAATTGAAAAAAAGAGTACTATTGATGCGCTGATTCAAATGGGAATTTCTCTTGAAGACAATTTTTTGATTGTTAGCCGTGAAGTGTACAGCAGTGGCAAAAATATCTGCAGGGTTAACAATCAGTTTGTATTGCTCTCAACTTTAAGAGAAATAACTAAGCACATCTTTGAAATTCATGGACAGAATGAGACTCATCTTCTAAACGATAAAAGAACTCAACTTTTGTACATAGATAGGTTCTGTGGGAAAGAACTTGAAGAGTTAAAAGCTGAGTATAAGGATTTGTACCATGATTATCAAGAGAAAAAAAGGATTTATGAACAGATAATAACAAAAGAAGAAGAGCGGGAAAGACAACTTGATTTACTAAACTATCAAATAAATGAAATTGAAAGTGTAAAACCACAAATAGGTGAGGATACAGAACTTGATAAAAGAAAGGAAATTATCCAAAACAGTTGGAAACTTAAGCACAACAGCGAAAAGATGCTTGATAATATTAACAACACAATCATAGACTCTCTTGAGACGTGTATAAAACTTGCTAACGAAAATTCAAAGTTTGACAAAGAATTTGAGACAATATCAGAAAGACTCAATAGCATCTACTATGAAATAGAAGACATCTTATTTTCTGTATCCAAAAAAAGTCAGAGCTATGAAGTAAGTAAAGACGAAATAGAGCAAATAGTGGACAGGCTTGATAAGATCAACAGGCTAAAGAAAAAATATGGTAACACAATTGAAAAGATACTGGAATACAGACAAAATTTGTTAGAAGAGAAGAAAAAAATTGAAAACTGCACTGAACAGGTTCTGGAACTAAAAGAGTATTTGAGTAAAACCAAAACAAGACTTGAAGAAATTTCTAAGAAAATGTCGGAGATCAGACGGAAAAAGACTAATGAGTTTGAACAAAAGGTATTAGAAATTCTTTCACAACTTGAAATGAAAAATGTAAAGTTTTATATTAAGTTTCTTGAAAGAGAACTTTATGAAGAGGGAATTGACGAAGTTGAATTTTTGATAGCAACAAACGTTGGTCAGCAGCCAAAGCATCTTTCTGCCATTGCTTCAGGCGGTGAACTTTCAAGAATAATGCTTGCAATAAAATCCATCATGGCAGAGAAAGATGACGTGGAGCTGATCATCTTTGATGAGATAGACAGCGGGCTGAGTGGAGTTGTCGCCAACAAGCTTGCAAAACTTTTAAAGGAACTTTCTAAGAAACACCAAATTATTTGTATTACACATCTGCCCCAGGTTGCTGCTGCTGCAGATATTCATTATTATGTATATAAAGAGGTTAAAGAAAACTCAACCATTTCCAATATAAAAAGACTTGAGGGAAATGAATCGCTTATGGAGATTGCCAGAATGTTTTCAGGAGAAAATGTTACAGAAAGTTCTCTTCTCCATGCAAAACAGCTAAAGTCCCAGTTTGCCTAATTATTCAAGAATATTTTAAGATGGTGGCGGAGAAGATAACTTATAGAAATTTCAAATTGACAGGTGCTAAACAAGTGAAAAGACTGATAGGTGGACTTTTTCTTTTTTACATGTTGCTTACTATCTTTTTTGTTATTTACCTTTACATTACTCCAGATTGTTTGACTTGCTACAGCTCAGATAAGGCTATCTCTATTAAAACTCCTGTTTTTATTAATGTAAATCTAAATCCTTCAAGTATTCGAAGTAGCACGCAAATAAATTTTTTTTACAGAACAAACAAGATTTATATTTCAAAAAAGGTTTCTTCAGTTTCATGTGAGCTAAAAATTGGCTCAATACCACTTAAAAGGGTAAAAATCTCCATTCTTGAGTCAAACAATATTTATGTTTCTGGAAAATTTGTGGGGATTAAGGTTATGACAGATGGAATACTTGTTATCGGGTATTCTTACGTAAACACTGGAAAATCGAGTTCCCAAATTCCTGCCAAAGAAGCAGGTATTCAAATAGGTGATAAGATTGTATATGTAGATGGACAAAAGGTAAAAGACTGCAGTCAGCTTTTTAAAATTATAAACTCATCAGGTGGCAAGTCATTGGTTTTCGTAGTTAAAAGAGGACAACTATACAAACAACTCAATATAAAACCAGTTCTTAGCAGTGAAGGTGTGTACAAAATAGGACTGTGGGTCAGAGACGGTACAAGCGGCATTGGAACAGTTACATTTATAGATACCAAAAGAAAGGTATTTGGCGCTCTTGGCCACGGCATATCAGACATAGATACCGGCATTCTTCTGGATGTTAAAGAAGGTCAAATTTACGCAGCGGAAATAGTTGATATAAGGAAAAATGATAAAAATGAGATTGGGGAAGTTATAGGCAGAATTAATGAACACTGTGCGGTGGGAGATGTGATTATTAATTCTCCATATGGAATTTATGGGAAAGTTGCTCAGAGTAATTTTTGGAGTGATCTTCAGGATATGGAGATTGCAAGGGTTCAGGATATTCACATAGGTAGTGCATATATCTTGAGCGGGATCTCTGGTAATGTGGAAAAGTTTAAAATAAAAATAGAAAGGATCTTACCTC
The DNA window shown above is from Caldicellulosiruptor owensensis OL and carries:
- the alaS gene encoding alanine--tRNA ligase translates to MYMATDEIREKFLQFFESKGHLRLPSFSLIPKNDKSLLLINAGMAPLKPYFLGIEEPPRRRITTCQKCIRTPDIDRVGKTARHATFFEMLGNFSFGDYFKREAIIWAWEFVTEVLKLPRERLWVTIYEEDDEAFEIWHKEVGLEPQRIKRMGKEDNFWEIGTGPCGPCSEIYFDRGEDKGCGKPTCGIGCDCDRFVEFWNLVFTQFDKDENGVYHRLKNPNIDTGMGLERIAAIMQEVDSLFDIDIVKAIRDKVCEVTSYEYRKDTEKDVSVRVITDHIRGIVFMIGDGILPSNEGRGYVLRRLIRRASRHGRMLGKKEAFLHLIVDTVIESYKNSYPELVQKVEYIKKVLYNEESRFNQTIDVGLEILENEIEKLKKNKETILNGEIAFKMYDTYGFPLDLTKEIAAEKGIIVDQERFDELMQQQKERARAAQKELENVGWKDINIVIDEDIETVFVGYETLKQESKILKIFMESEEVAYAKEEDVCFVILDKTPFYAESGGQIADKGILEGEGVLAEVLDVKKGPKGTILHKVKVLKGEISVLSSVVAKVDEDLRFATMKNHTATHLLHSALRKILGQHAQQSGSQVSPDRLRFDFAHYEPLSEEQIIEIEKMVNNVIQQAIPVEKIVTDLDSALRMGAIALFDEKYSNLVRVIKIDDFSMELCGGTHVDNTGQIGMFKIISESSVAAGVRRIEAITGNKVYEFILNTQQTLKQLRSKVKASTDSEIVSKIEQLENKIKNLENEVEKYKLLVVENELSLLFSKAIDYGEFKLIVNRKETDDMDYVKLLTDKIKERDSKAIVLNILEQGNKVTVLMSCSKEAVKKGVDCGKVVREVCSVVGGKGGGRPDFAQGGGNDILKIDIAVQTAENILKDILKGSA
- a CDS encoding histidine triad nucleotide-binding protein; amino-acid sequence: MSECIFCKILNKEIHSEIVYEDELVCAFKDINPTAPVHILVVPKPHIENLNAVQQQHEELIGHVFVVAKELAKKFGIDEKGYRIVVNCGADGGQTIDHLHFHLLGGRKFSWPAG
- a CDS encoding NAD(+)/NADH kinase, with the translated sequence MIVGIFVNFQKEHSSEILENIVSIFNHNRVNWLLVNEENKKAKNFDLLITIGGDGTLLNVVEKASIEATPVLAINCGRLGYLTEEVEEDIEKVIFKLLKKEYFIEERHIVEAEVKEKVFFALNDVCVVRNTFNIVDLCLYIDGVFAQEYRSDGIIVATATGSTAYSLSAGGPIVEPQLGVILVTPICPHSLSSRSLVLGSTRTIKVENSSSEKVQVVVDGRLVDELVPEEFVECKISQHKLKLIRLKQRNFYEILREKIKE
- a CDS encoding arginine repressor, with product MKSERQQKILEIIQNEDIETQEELVERLKALGYDVTQATVSRDIKELRLTKVLTETGKYKYAVLSGPEANITEKLIKVFSESIVRYDTADNLVIIKTITGAAQGAAAAIDSLSWPEVVGTIAGDDTIFIATKGSAAADKIVERIKAIISQGE
- the recN gene encoding DNA repair protein RecN, whose amino-acid sequence is MLKRLLIENIAIIDRLDIEFDQGLTILTGETGAGKSIIIDSLSLLLGTKFKKEVIRTGCSKACVSAIFEIEKKSTIDALIQMGISLEDNFLIVSREVYSSGKNICRVNNQFVLLSTLREITKHIFEIHGQNETHLLNDKRTQLLYIDRFCGKELEELKAEYKDLYHDYQEKKRIYEQIITKEEERERQLDLLNYQINEIESVKPQIGEDTELDKRKEIIQNSWKLKHNSEKMLDNINNTIIDSLETCIKLANENSKFDKEFETISERLNSIYYEIEDILFSVSKKSQSYEVSKDEIEQIVDRLDKINRLKKKYGNTIEKILEYRQNLLEEKKKIENCTEQVLELKEYLSKTKTRLEEISKKMSEIRRKKTNEFEQKVLEILSQLEMKNVKFYIKFLERELYEEGIDEVEFLIATNVGQQPKHLSAIASGGELSRIMLAIKSIMAEKDDVELIIFDEIDSGLSGVVANKLAKLLKELSKKHQIICITHLPQVAAAADIHYYVYKEVKENSTISNIKRLEGNESLMEIARMFSGENVTESSLLHAKQLKSQFA
- the spoIVB gene encoding SpoIVB peptidase, with amino-acid sequence MKRLIGGLFLFYMLLTIFFVIYLYITPDCLTCYSSDKAISIKTPVFINVNLNPSSIRSSTQINFFYRTNKIYISKKVSSVSCELKIGSIPLKRVKISILESNNIYVSGKFVGIKVMTDGILVIGYSYVNTGKSSSQIPAKEAGIQIGDKIVYVDGQKVKDCSQLFKIINSSGGKSLVFVVKRGQLYKQLNIKPVLSSEGVYKIGLWVRDGTSGIGTVTFIDTKRKVFGALGHGISDIDTGILLDVKEGQIYAAEIVDIRKNDKNEIGEVIGRINEHCAVGDVIINSPYGIYGKVAQSNFWSDLQDMEIARVQDIHIGSAYILSGISGNVEKFKIKIERILPLYRNSTKAFVIKITDKRLLQLTSGIVQGMSGSPIIQDNKLVGAVTHVFLKEPEKGYGVFIDNMLNITNLIK